One window from the genome of Helicobacter pylori encodes:
- the nusB gene encoding transcription antitermination factor NusB — translation MATRTQARGAVVELLYAFESGNEEIKKIASSMLEEKKIKNNQLAFALSLFNGVLEKINEIDALIEPHLKDWDFKRLGSMEKAILRLGAYEIGFTPTQNPIIINECIELGKLYAEPNTPKFLNAILDSLSKKLAQKPLN, via the coding sequence ATGGCGACACGAACTCAAGCCAGGGGGGCTGTGGTTGAATTGTTGTATGCGTTTGAAAGCGGTAATGAAGAAATTAAAAAAATCGCTTCCAGCATGTTGGAAGAAAAAAAGATTAAAAACAACCAGCTCGCTTTTGCCTTAAGCCTTTTTAATGGCGTGTTAGAAAAAATCAATGAAATTGACGCTCTCATCGAGCCGCATTTGAAAGACTGGGATTTCAAGCGATTAGGGAGCATGGAAAAGGCGATTTTACGCTTAGGAGCGTATGAAATTGGCTTCACGCCCACACAAAACCCTATTATCATCAATGAATGCATAGAGCTTGGCAAACTCTACGCTGAGCCTAACACCCCTAAATTTTTAAACGCTATCTTGGATTCTTTGAGTAAAAAGCTCGCTCAAAAACCCTTGAATTGA
- the ribH gene encoding 6,7-dimethyl-8-ribityllumazine synthase yields the protein MQIIEGKLQLQGNERVAILTSRFNHIITDRLKEGAMDCFKRHGGDENLLDLVLVPGAYELPLILDKLLESEKYDGVCVLGAIIRGGTPHFDYVSAEATKGIANAMLKYSMPVSFGVLTTDNIEQAIERAGSKAGNKGFEAMSTLIELLSLCQTLKG from the coding sequence ATGCAAATCATAGAAGGGAAATTGCAATTGCAAGGGAATGAAAGAGTCGCTATTTTAACATCGCGCTTCAACCATATCATCACAGACAGATTAAAAGAAGGGGCGATGGATTGCTTTAAAAGGCATGGGGGCGATGAGAATCTTTTAGATCTCGTGCTGGTGCCTGGGGCTTATGAATTGCCTTTGATTTTAGACAAATTGTTAGAGAGCGAAAAATACGATGGCGTGTGCGTTTTAGGAGCCATTATTAGAGGGGGGACTCCGCATTTTGACTACGTGAGCGCGGAAGCGACTAAGGGCATTGCAAACGCAATGCTAAAATACAGCATGCCGGTAAGCTTTGGCGTGCTTACCACGGACAATATTGAACAAGCGATTGAAAGAGCGGGCAGTAAAGCCGGCAATAAGGGCTTTGAAGCGATGAGCACTCTCATTGAATTATTGAGCTTGTGCCAAACTCTCAAGGGTTAA
- the kdsA gene encoding 3-deoxy-8-phosphooctulonate synthase, translated as MKTSNTKTPKSVLIAGPCVIESLENLRSIATKLQPLANNERLDFYFKASFDKANRTSLESYRGPGLEKGLEMLQIIKEEFGYKILTDVHESYQASAAAKVADILQIPAFLCRQTDLIVAVSQTNAIVNIKKGQFMNPKDMQYSVLKALKTRDKSIQSPTYETALKNGVWLCERGSSFGYGNLVVDMRSLKIMREFAPVIFDATHSVQMPGGANGKSSGDSSFAPILARAAAAVGIDGLFAETHVDPKNALSDGANMLKPDELEHLVTDMLKIQNLF; from the coding sequence ATGAAAACTTCTAACACAAAAACCCCTAAATCCGTTTTAATTGCCGGGCCATGCGTCATTGAGAGTTTAGAAAATCTAAGAAGTATCGCTACTAAATTGCAACCCCTAGCCAACAACGAGCGGTTGGATTTTTATTTTAAAGCGAGTTTTGATAAGGCTAACCGCACGAGTTTAGAGAGTTACAGAGGGCCTGGTTTGGAAAAAGGCTTAGAAATGTTACAAATTATCAAAGAGGAATTTGGCTATAAAATTTTAACCGATGTGCATGAGAGCTATCAAGCAAGTGCGGCAGCCAAAGTAGCGGATATTTTACAAATCCCGGCGTTTTTGTGCCGCCAAACGGATCTGATTGTAGCAGTGAGCCAAACTAACGCTATTGTCAATATCAAAAAAGGGCAATTCATGAACCCAAAAGACATGCAATATTCTGTCTTAAAAGCCCTTAAAACGAGAGATAAAAGCATTCAAAGCCCCACTTATGAAACAGCGTTAAAAAATGGCGTGTGGTTGTGTGAAAGGGGGAGCAGCTTTGGGTATGGGAATTTAGTGGTGGATATGCGTTCTTTAAAAATCATGCGAGAGTTTGCCCCTGTGATTTTTGACGCTACTCATAGCGTGCAAATGCCAGGGGGAGCGAACGGGAAAAGTTCAGGAGACAGCTCTTTTGCCCCTATTTTAGCGAGAGCAGCGGCGGCGGTGGGGATTGATGGGTTATTCGCTGAAACGCATGTTGATCCTAAAAACGCCCTAAGCGATGGGGCGAACATGCTAAAACCTGACGAGCTAGAACACTTAGTAACCGACATGTTAAAAATCCAAAATTTATTTTAA
- a CDS encoding carbonic anhydrase, with protein sequence MKAFLGALEFQENEYEELKELYESLKTKQKPHTLFISCVDSRVVPNLITGTKPGELYVIRNMGNVIPPKTSHKESLSTIASVEYAIVHVGIQNIIICGHSDCGACGSIHLIHDETTKAKTPYIADWIQFLEPIKEELKNHPQFSNHFAKRSWLTERLNVRLQLNNLLSYDFIQERVMDNELKIFGWHYIIETGRIYNYNFESHFFEPIEETIKQRKSHENF encoded by the coding sequence GTGAAAGCGTTTTTAGGAGCGTTAGAGTTTCAAGAGAATGAGTATGAAGAGCTTAAAGAGCTTTATGAGAGCTTAAAAACCAAGCAAAAGCCCCACACTTTGTTCATTTCTTGCGTGGATTCACGAGTCGTGCCTAATCTAATCACAGGCACTAAACCGGGCGAATTGTATGTGATCCGCAACATGGGCAATGTGATCCCCCCTAAAACAAGCCATAAAGAGTCCCTTTCTACCATTGCGAGCGTTGAATACGCTATCGTGCATGTGGGGATTCAAAACATTATTATTTGCGGGCATAGCGATTGTGGGGCTTGCGGAAGCATTCATTTAATCCATGATGAAACCACCAAAGCTAAAACCCCTTACATTGCAGACTGGATACAATTTTTAGAGCCTATTAAAGAAGAATTAAAAAACCATCCGCAATTCAGCAACCATTTCGCCAAGCGTTCATGGCTTACGGAGCGTTTGAACGTGCGCTTGCAACTCAACAACCTCTTAAGCTATGATTTCATTCAAGAAAGAGTGATGGATAACGAATTAAAAATTTTTGGTTGGCACTATATCATAGAGACAGGCAGGATTTATAATTATAATTTTGAAAGCCATTTTTTTGAGCCGATTGAAGAAACCATTAAACAAAGGAAAAGTCATGAAAACTTCTAA
- the pyrF gene encoding orotidine-5'-phosphate decarboxylase → MQLCVALDLEKKEDNLSLLQELKGLDLWAKVGLRSFIRDGAVFLDEIRKIDENFKIFLDLKLYDIPYTMANAALECAKLEIDMLTVHLSSAKSALTILMQRLNALKKRPLIMGVSALTSFSEEEFLMVYNAPLKTQAITLSAMGKESGIDGVVCSVFESLAIKEALGQNFLTLTPGIRLDKNDKEDQERVANAKEAKQNLSDFIVVGRPIYQAKEPREVVLELLKDC, encoded by the coding sequence ATGCAATTATGTGTCGCATTGGATTTAGAAAAAAAAGAGGACAACCTTTCTTTATTGCAAGAATTAAAGGGCTTAGATTTATGGGCTAAGGTGGGGCTTAGATCGTTTATAAGAGATGGGGCTGTTTTTTTAGATGAAATCAGAAAGATTGATGAAAATTTTAAGATCTTTTTGGATTTGAAGCTCTATGATATTCCTTATACGATGGCAAATGCCGCGCTAGAGTGTGCGAAATTAGAAATTGATATGCTCACCGTGCATTTAAGCAGCGCTAAAAGCGCGCTAACCATTTTAATGCAACGCTTGAACGCTCTTAAAAAACGCCCCTTAATCATGGGCGTGAGCGCTTTAACCAGCTTTAGCGAAGAGGAATTTTTGATGGTGTATAACGCCCCTTTAAAAACGCAAGCGATCACATTAAGCGCTATGGGTAAAGAGAGCGGGATTGATGGGGTGGTGTGTTCGGTGTTTGAAAGTTTGGCGATTAAAGAGGCTTTGGGTCAAAACTTTTTGACTTTAACCCCTGGCATAAGGCTGGATAAAAACGATAAAGAAGATCAAGAAAGGGTGGCGAACGCTAAAGAAGCTAAACAAAATTTAAGCGATTTTATCGTGGTAGGCCGCCCCATTTATCAGGCTAAAGAGCCTAGAGAAGTGGTTTTAGAGCTTTTAAAGGATTGTTAA
- the panC gene encoding pantoate--beta-alanine ligase codes for MRVLETIAALRECRKSLKESVGFVPTMGALHRGHQSLIERSLKENSHTIVSVFVNPTQFGANEDFSAYPRPLEKDLALCEGLGVNAVFVPKIGEMYPYEAEQRLKLYAPAFLSRSLEGAMRKGHFDGVVQVVLKLFHLINPTRAYFGKKDAQQLLIIQHLVKDLLLDIEIAPCEIARDSDHLALSSRNAYLNARERKQALAIPKALENIQQAIDKGEKACEKLKKLGLEILKNLEVDYLECCNHKLEPLKTIEPTNTLILVAARVGKTRLLDNLWV; via the coding sequence ATGCGCGTGTTAGAAACGATTGCTGCTTTAAGAGAGTGTCGTAAAAGTTTGAAAGAAAGCGTGGGGTTTGTGCCGACTATGGGGGCTTTACACAGAGGGCATCAAAGCCTGATAGAAAGGAGTTTGAAAGAAAATTCCCACACGATTGTAAGCGTTTTTGTCAACCCTACGCAATTTGGGGCTAACGAAGATTTTAGCGCTTACCCGCGCCCTTTAGAAAAGGATTTAGCTTTGTGTGAAGGATTGGGCGTTAATGCGGTATTTGTGCCTAAAATTGGCGAAATGTATCCCTATGAAGCAGAGCAACGCTTAAAACTCTACGCCCCTGCATTTTTATCCCGCTCTTTAGAGGGAGCTATGCGTAAGGGGCATTTTGATGGGGTGGTTCAGGTTGTGTTAAAATTGTTCCATCTTATCAATCCTACTAGAGCGTATTTTGGTAAAAAGGACGCCCAACAGCTTTTAATCATCCAGCATTTAGTTAAAGATTTGCTTTTAGACATTGAAATAGCGCCATGCGAGATTGCGCGAGATAGCGATCATTTGGCTTTAAGCTCTAGGAATGCGTATTTGAATGCAAGAGAAAGAAAACAAGCCCTAGCCATTCCAAAAGCTTTAGAAAATATCCAGCAAGCCATAGATAAGGGCGAAAAAGCGTGCGAAAAACTTAAAAAACTAGGGCTTGAAATTTTAAAAAATTTAGAAGTGGATTATTTGGAATGCTGTAACCACAAACTAGAGCCTTTAAAAACCATAGAGCCAACTAACACGCTCATTTTAGTGGCGGCTCGTGTGGGTAAAACCAGGCTTTTAGATAATTTATGGGTGTAG
- the hopZ gene encoding Hop family adhesin HopZ, with the protein MKKTFLLSLSLSLASSLLNAEDNGFFISAGYQIGEAAQMVKNTGELKKLSDTYENLSNLLTNFNNLNQAVTNASSPSEINAAIDNLKANTQGLTGEKTNSPAYQAVYLALNAAVGLWNVIAYNVQCGPGNSGQPSVTFEGQPGRNSNSINCNLTGFNNGVSGPLSIDNMKKLNNAYQAIQQALKTDNGFPVLDSAGKQVTINITTQTNGQSSKETTTITNNAQTLLQEASKMISVLTTNCPWVNHNPGQNGGAPWGLNTAGNVCQVFATEFSAVTSMIKNAQEIVTQAQILNNQQSNQNAPQDFNPYTSSDRAFAQNMLNRAQAQAKMLSLANQMKNDLDTIPSQFVTNYLAACRNGGGTLPDAGVTNNTWGAGCAYVQETITALNNSLVHFGTQAEQIKQSELLARTILDFRGSLKDLNNTYNSITTTASNTPNSPFLKNLISQSTNPNNPGGLQAVYQVNQSAYSQLLNATQELGHNPFRRVGLISSQTNNGAMNGIGVQVGYKQFFGEKRRWGARYYGFFDYNHAYIKSSFFNSASDVFTYGVGTDVLYNFINDKATKNNKISFGVFGGIALAGTSWLNSQYVNLATFNNFYSAKMNVANFQFLFNLGLRMNLAKNKKKASDHAAQHGVELGVKIPTINTNYYSLLGTQLQYRRLYSVYLNYVFAY; encoded by the coding sequence ATGAAAAAAACCTTTTTACTCTCTCTCTCTCTCTCTCTCGCTTCATCGCTTTTAAACGCTGAAGACAACGGCTTTTTTATCAGCGCGGGCTATCAGATCGGTGAAGCCGCTCAAATGGTGAAAAACACCGGCGAATTGAAAAAGCTCTCAGACACTTATGAGAATTTGAGCAACCTTTTAACCAATTTTAACAACCTCAATCAGGCGGTAACGAACGCGAGCAGCCCTTCAGAAATCAATGCGGCGATCGATAATTTAAAAGCAAACACGCAAGGGTTGACCGGCGAAAAAACCAACTCCCCGGCGTATCAAGCGGTGTATTTGGCGCTCAATGCTGCGGTGGGGCTGTGGAATGTGATAGCTTATAATGTCCAATGCGGTCCTGGTAATAGTGGGCAACCAAGCGTAACCTTTGAGGGCCAGCCAGGACGCAATTCAAATTCCATTAATTGCAATTTAACCGGTTTTAACAACGGGGTTAGCGGCCCTTTAAGCATTGATAACATGAAAAAGCTTAACAACGCTTATCAAGCTATCCAACAGGCGTTAAAAACCGACAATGGGTTTCCTGTTTTGGATAGTGCAGGAAAACAAGTAACTATAAACATAACAACGCAAACTAACGGGCAAAGTAGTAAGGAAACTACTACTATTACTAATAACGCTCAAACCCTTTTGCAAGAAGCCAGTAAAATGATAAGCGTCCTCACTACAAACTGCCCATGGGTCAATCACAATCCAGGACAAAATGGGGGCGCGCCGTGGGGTTTAAATACGGCAGGGAATGTGTGTCAGGTTTTTGCCACTGAATTTAGTGCCGTTACTAGCATGATCAAAAACGCCCAAGAAATCGTAACGCAAGCTCAAATCCTTAACAACCAGCAAAGCAATCAAAACGCGCCACAAGATTTCAATCCTTACACCTCTTCTGATAGGGCTTTCGCTCAAAACATGCTCAATCGCGCGCAAGCGCAAGCCAAGATGCTCAGTCTGGCCAATCAAATGAAAAATGACCTTGACACTATCCCAAGCCAATTTGTCACAAACTACTTGGCAGCTTGCCGCAATGGGGGTGGGACATTACCTGATGCAGGGGTTACTAACAACACTTGGGGAGCGGGTTGCGCCTATGTGCAAGAAACGATAACGGCTTTAAATAACAGCCTTGTGCATTTTGGCACTCAAGCCGAGCAAATCAAGCAATCTGAGTTGTTGGCGCGCACGATACTTGATTTTAGAGGCAGCCTTAAGGATTTAAACAACACTTATAACAGCATCACCACGACCGCTTCAAACACGCCTAATTCCCCATTCCTTAAAAATTTGATAAGCCAATCCACTAACCCTAATAACCCCGGAGGCTTACAGGCCGTTTATCAAGTCAACCAAAGCGCTTATTCGCAATTATTAAACGCCACGCAAGAATTAGGGCATAACCCTTTCAGACGCGTTGGCTTAATCAGCTCTCAAACCAACAATGGTGCCATGAATGGGATCGGCGTGCAAGTGGGCTATAAGCAATTTTTTGGTGAAAAAAGAAGATGGGGGGCTAGGTATTACGGCTTTTTTGATTACAACCATGCTTATATCAAATCCAGCTTTTTCAACTCCGCCTCTGATGTGTTCACTTATGGGGTAGGAACAGATGTCCTCTATAACTTTATCAACGATAAAGCCACCAAAAACAATAAGATTTCTTTTGGGGTGTTTGGGGGGATTGCGTTAGCCGGCACTTCATGGCTTAATTCCCAGTATGTGAATTTAGCGACTTTCAATAATTTCTATAGCGCTAAAATGAATGTGGCGAATTTCCAATTCTTATTCAATTTGGGCTTGAGAATGAATCTGGCTAAAAACAAAAAGAAAGCGAGCGATCATGCGGCTCAGCATGGCGTGGAATTAGGCGTGAAGATCCCCACGATTAACACGAATTACTATTCTTTGCTAGGCACTCAACTCCAATACCGAAGATTGTATAGCGTGTATTTGAATTATGTGTTCGCTTACTAA
- the groL gene encoding chaperonin GroEL (60 kDa chaperone family; promotes refolding of misfolded polypeptides especially under stressful conditions; forms two stacked rings of heptamers to form a barrel-shaped 14mer; ends can be capped by GroES; misfolded proteins enter the barrel where they are refolded when GroES binds), whose product MAKEIKFSDSARNLLFEGVRQLHDAVKVTMGPRGRNVLIQKSYGAPSITKDGVSVAKEIELSCPVANMGAQLVKEVASKTADAAGDGTTTATVLAYSIFKEGLRNITAGANPIEVKRGMDKAAEAIINELKKASKKVGGKEEITQVATISANSDHNIGKLIADAMEKVGKDGVITVEEAKGIEDELDVVEGMQFDRGYLSPYFVTNAEKMTAQLDNAYILLTDKKISSMKDILPLLEKTMKEGKPLLIIAEDIEGEALTTLVVNKLRGVLNIAAVKAPGFGDRRKEMLKDIAVLTGGQVISEELGLTLENAEVEFLGKAGRIVIDKDNTTIVDGKGHSHDVKDRVAQIKTQIASTTSDYDKEKLQERLAKLSGGVAVIKVGAASEVEMKEKKDRVDDALSATKAAVEEGIVIGGGAALIRAAQKVHLNLHDDEKVGYEIIMRAIKAPLAQIAINAGYDGGVVVNEVQKHEGHFGFNASNGKYVDMFKEGIIDPLKVERIALQNAVSVSSLLLTTEATVHEIKEEKATPAMPDMGGMGGMGGMGGMM is encoded by the coding sequence ATGGCAAAAGAAATTAAATTTTCAGATAGTGCAAGAAACCTTTTATTTGAAGGCGTGAGACAACTCCATGACGCTGTTAAAGTTACCATGGGGCCAAGAGGCAGGAACGTGTTGATTCAAAAAAGCTATGGCGCTCCAAGCATCACCAAAGATGGCGTGAGCGTGGCTAAAGAGATTGAATTAAGTTGCCCGGTAGCTAACATGGGCGCTCAACTCGTTAAAGAAGTAGCGAGCAAAACCGCTGATGCTGCCGGCGATGGCACGACCACAGCGACCGTGCTGGCTTATAGCATTTTTAAAGAAGGTTTGAGGAATATCACGGCTGGGGCTAACCCTATTGAAGTGAAAAGAGGCATGGATAAAGCCGCTGAAGCGATCATTAATGAGCTTAAAAAAGCGAGCAAAAAAGTAGGCGGTAAAGAAGAAATCACCCAAGTAGCGACCATTTCTGCAAACTCCGATCACAATATCGGGAAACTCATCGCTGACGCTATGGAAAAAGTGGGTAAAGACGGCGTGATCACCGTTGAAGAAGCTAAGGGCATTGAAGATGAATTAGATGTCGTAGAGGGCATGCAATTTGATAGAGGCTACCTCTCCCCTTACTTTGTAACAAACGCTGAAAAAATGACCGCTCAATTGGATAACGCTTACATCCTTTTAACGGATAAAAAAATCTCTAGCATGAAAGACATTCTCCCGCTACTAGAAAAAACCATGAAAGAGGGCAAACCGCTTTTAATCATCGCTGAAGACATTGAGGGCGAAGCTTTAACGACTCTAGTGGTGAATAAATTAAGAGGCGTGTTGAATATCGCAGCGGTTAAGGCTCCAGGCTTTGGGGACAGAAGAAAAGAAATGCTCAAAGACATCGCTGTTTTAACCGGTGGTCAAGTTATTAGCGAAGAATTAGGCTTGACTTTAGAAAACGCTGAAGTGGAGTTTTTAGGCAAAGCTGGAAGGATTGTGATCGACAAAGACAACACCACGATCGTAGATGGCAAAGGCCATAGCCATGATGTCAAAGACAGAGTTGCGCAAATCAAAACCCAAATTGCAAGCACGACAAGCGATTATGACAAAGAAAAATTGCAAGAAAGATTGGCTAAACTCTCTGGCGGTGTGGCTGTGATTAAAGTGGGCGCTGCGAGTGAAGTGGAAATGAAAGAGAAAAAAGATCGGGTTGATGACGCGTTGAGCGCGACTAAAGCGGCTGTTGAAGAAGGCATTGTTATTGGCGGCGGTGCGGCTCTCATTCGTGCGGCTCAAAAAGTGCATTTGAATTTACACGATGATGAAAAAGTGGGCTATGAAATCATCATGCGTGCCATTAAAGCCCCATTAGCTCAAATCGCTATCAATGCCGGTTATGATGGCGGTGTGGTCGTGAATGAAGTGCAAAAACACGAAGGGCATTTTGGTTTTAACGCTAGCAACGGCAAATATGTGGATATGTTTAAAGAAGGCATTATTGACCCCTTAAAAGTAGAAAGGATCGCTTTACAAAATGCGGTTTCGGTTTCAAGCCTGCTTTTAACCACAGAAGCCACCGTGCATGAAATCAAAGAAGAAAAAGCAACCCCAGCAATGCCTGATATGGGAGGCATGGGCGGTATGGGAGGCATGGGTGGCATGATGTAA
- the groES gene encoding co-chaperone GroES: MKFQPLGERVLVERLEEENKTSSGIIIPDNAKEKPLMGVVKAVSHKISEGCKCVKEGDVIAFGKYKGAEIVLDGTEYMVLELEDILGIVGSGSCCHTGNHDHKHAKEHEACCHDHKKH; encoded by the coding sequence ATGAAGTTTCAACCACTAGGAGAAAGGGTCTTAGTAGAAAGACTTGAAGAAGAGAACAAAACCAGTTCAGGCATCATCATCCCTGATAACGCTAAAGAAAAGCCTTTAATGGGCGTAGTCAAAGCCGTTAGCCATAAAATCAGTGAGGGTTGCAAATGCGTTAAAGAAGGCGATGTGATCGCTTTTGGCAAATACAAAGGTGCAGAAATCGTTTTAGACGGCACCGAATACATGGTGTTAGAACTAGAAGACATTCTAGGCATTGTGGGCTCAGGCTCTTGCTGTCATACAGGTAATCATGACCATAAACATGCTAAAGAGCATGAAGCTTGCTGTCATGATCACAAAAAACACTAA
- the dnaG gene encoding DNA primase, which produces MILKSSIDRLLQTIDIVEVISSYVDLRKSGSSYMACCPFHEERSASFSVNQIKGFYHCFGCGASGDSIKFVMAFEKLSFVEALEKLAHRFNVALEYDKSTYYDHKEDYHLLEMVSSLYQEELFNAPFFLNYLQKRGLSLESIKAFKLGLCTNRIDYGIENKGLNKDKLIELGVLGKSDKEDKTYLRFLDRIMFPIYSPSAQVVGFGGRTLKEKVAKYINSPQNKLFDKSSLLYGYHLAKERIYKQKQVIVTEGYLDVILLHQAGFKNAIATLGTALTPSHLPLLKKGDPEILLSYDGDKAGRNAAYKASLMLAKEQRKGGVILFENNLDPADMIANGQIETLKDLLSCPMAFIEFVLRRMAGSYVLDDPLEKDKALKEMLGFLKNFSLLLQSEYKPLIATLLQAPLHVLGIREPISFQPFYPKTEKPNHSQKFAHVSSTPSLEFLEKLVIRYLLEDRSLLDLAVGYIHSGVFLHKKQEFDALCQEKLDDPKLVALLLDANLPLKKGGFEKELRLLILRYFERQLKEIPKSSLPFSEKMNALKKARQAIMKLKQGELVAI; this is translated from the coding sequence ATGATTCTTAAAAGTTCCATTGATCGCCTTTTACAAACGATAGACATTGTAGAAGTCATTAGCTCTTATGTGGATTTGAGGAAATCAGGCTCTAGCTACATGGCTTGTTGCCCTTTTCATGAAGAAAGGAGCGCGAGTTTTAGCGTCAATCAAATTAAAGGGTTTTACCATTGCTTTGGGTGTGGGGCGAGCGGGGATAGCATTAAATTTGTGATGGCATTTGAAAAGCTTTCGTTTGTGGAAGCGCTTGAGAAATTAGCCCACCGATTCAATGTAGCTTTAGAGTACGACAAAAGCACTTATTACGATCATAAAGAAGATTACCACCTTTTAGAAATGGTGAGTTCGTTGTATCAAGAAGAGCTTTTTAACGCCCCATTTTTTTTGAATTATTTGCAAAAAAGAGGGCTTAGCCTAGAGAGTATTAAAGCGTTTAAATTAGGCTTATGCACGAATAGAATCGATTACGGCATTGAAAATAAAGGCTTGAATAAGGACAAGCTCATTGAATTAGGCGTGCTAGGCAAGAGCGATAAAGAGGATAAAACCTATTTGCGCTTTTTGGATCGCATCATGTTCCCTATTTATAGCCCTAGCGCTCAAGTGGTGGGTTTTGGAGGGCGCACCTTAAAAGAAAAAGTAGCCAAGTATATCAATTCGCCCCAAAATAAGCTTTTTGATAAATCCAGCTTGCTCTATGGCTATCATTTGGCTAAAGAGCGCATTTATAAACAAAAGCAAGTCATTGTAACAGAAGGGTATTTGGATGTGATTTTATTGCACCAAGCGGGTTTTAAAAACGCCATAGCCACGCTTGGGACAGCTTTAACGCCATCGCATTTGCCCTTGCTTAAAAAAGGCGATCCAGAAATTCTTTTGAGCTATGATGGGGATAAGGCAGGGCGGAATGCGGCTTATAAAGCGAGCTTGATGTTGGCTAAAGAGCAAAGAAAGGGGGGGGTGATTTTGTTTGAAAACAATCTCGATCCAGCGGATATGATCGCTAATGGCCAGATTGAAACCTTAAAAGACTTGTTATCGTGCCCCATGGCTTTTATTGAGTTTGTTTTAAGGCGCATGGCGGGTTCTTATGTTTTAGACGATCCTTTAGAAAAAGATAAGGCTCTTAAAGAAATGTTAGGGTTTTTAAAAAATTTCTCTTTGCTTTTACAAAGCGAATACAAACCCCTAATCGCTACGCTTTTGCAAGCGCCTTTGCATGTTTTAGGGATTAGAGAGCCAATCTCTTTTCAGCCTTTTTACCCCAAAACAGAAAAGCCTAATCACTCTCAAAAGTTTGCGCATGTTTCTAGCACGCCCAGTTTGGAATTTTTAGAAAAATTGGTGATCCGCTACCTTTTAGAAGACAGAAGCCTGTTAGATTTGGCGGTGGGCTATATCCATAGTGGGGTATTCTTGCATAAAAAACAAGAATTTGACGCTTTGTGTCAAGAAAAATTGGACGACCCTAAATTAGTTGCGTTATTATTAGATGCGAATTTACCCCTAAAAAAGGGGGGTTTTGAAAAGGAATTGCGTTTGTTGATTTTGCGCTATTTTGAGCGGCAACTCAAAGAAATCCCTAAAAGTTCGCTCCCTTTTAGCGAAAAAATGAACGCTTTGAAAAAGGCTCGCCAGGCCATTATGAAATTAAAACAAGGAGAATTAGTCGCCATATGA